In Phycisphaerae bacterium, the sequence GCAGTGACTGCGGGCGTTCGGTGGACGGTTGAGGAAATCGCCGACCGTGCCGCCCTTTCGGTCCAATGGAGCGTCCAGCCGTACGAGCTGCTCTGCTTTCCGGATAACGTCAACACCGTTTTGATCGCCCACGATTGTCCAGAGACCTTCCGCCGCCTGATGGACAAGATTCTGAAGCTCGACGAGCGGCTGTTTGCCGCGGTCGCCGCGGGCGGAGCGGACTTCATTTTCCTTGGCGGACCGGGTTCAGAAATGATCTCGCCCCGCTTCTACGAGGACTACCTGATCCCCTATTCGCAGCGGGCGTCCGCGATGGCCCGCGTTCACGGCCTGGCCGTCTACAGCCACATCTGCTCACGGATCGAGCCGTTCTTGAGCATGGGTTTCTACAATCGGATGGGCATCGACCTATTCGAGACGCTCAGCCCGCCGCCGGTGGGCAACGTCGAGTCGCTTCGCGACGCCCGGACGATCATCGACCCGGCCATCTGCACGCGCGGCAATCTGGGCCTGGACGTGCTGCTTTCGGCTTCGCCGGAGGTGGTGCGAGAGAAGACGCTGGAGATTCTGCAAGCGGTTGAGGGCCATAAGCATATCGTCGCCGCCTCCGATTACCTGTTCTATGACGTCCCGGAAGCCAACATTTGCGCTATGACCGACGCGGTCAACGCGTATAATGGGCGTTGATGCTCCGCGGCCGACGCGCGGTTTGAGCGCCGCACCGGCCGTTCCGGTCACTCGGGTGGGAAAACGGGAGGCGCGTTCATGGCCCGGCAAGACGTACAACCGGCGATGCACTGGGAGAAGCTTGAAGAGTCGAGGGTTCACTGCTACCTGTGTCCGTGGCACTGCCGCATCGAGCCCGGCGATCTGGGCCGCTGCCGCGTCCGGCAGAACATCGACGGCGAGCTTTTCTCGCTCAACTATCACCACGTCATCGCGACCAATGTCGATCCGATCGAGAAGAAGCCGCTGTTCCACTTCATGCCCGGCAGCATGAGTTTCTCGATCGCCTGTCCCGGCTGTAACCTGCAGTGCGACTTCTGCCAGAACTGGCAGATCTCACAGATGCCGCGCGACAAGGGCCGGATCGACGGTCAGCCGGCCGGGCCGCAGACGATTGTCGCGTACGCCGACCGCGCCGGCTGCCGGTCGATCTCGTACACCTACACCGAACCGACGATCTACTATGAACTGGCCTACGACACCAGCCGCATCGCCCACGACGAGGGCCTCAAGAACTGCTTCGTCTCCAACGGCTATATCACGGTCAAGGCATTGGAGGCGATTGAGCCGTGGCTCGACGCGATCAACGTCGATCTGAAGGGCTTTACCGAGAAGTTCTATCGCGACCGCTGTGGCGGGCATCTTAAGCCTGTGCTCGAGTCGCTCCGCTGGCTGGCCCGGAGCCGCATCTGGCTCGAGGTGACCACGCTGGTCATTCCGGGCCAGAACGACAGCGACCAGGAGTTGCGCGACATCGCCGGGTTCATTGCGGGCGAACTGGGACCGCAGGTGCCGTGGCACGTCAGCCGCTATCGGCCCGAGTACCAGTACGACCAGTCGCCTCCCACGCCGATGGAGACGATCGAAAACGCCATCGCCATCGGCAAGGACGCGGGCCTTCGCTACGTCTACGGCGGCAACACGCTCGGCCACGCCTCCGAAAGCACCTACTGCCCGAACTGCGGCGAAAAGGTCATCGACCGCATCGGCTTCTCCGTCCGCCAGAAGCGCACGCGGGACGGCCAATGCCACGCGTGCGGGACGCCGATCGATGGGGTGGAGATGTAGGCCTACTGCAAGTGCGACATCGACACCCTTGCGGTCACGGGACTCATCGGGTAGTATATGATCTCCATTGGTCAGGCGGCGCGGCTATTCGCCTGCGGTAGTGTTGCGGTTGCGGGAGAACACTGCTCATGTCCGACGATCCGTTGACCGGGTACATCCGGCCTGTCGCCATCTGTGTCTTTCGGAATGGGAGCCGCATCCTGGTCGGCGAATACTCCGATCCCACGACCGACCAGGCGTTCTACCGGCCGCCCGGCGGGCGCATCGAGTTCGGAGAACTGAGCGCGGCGGCCCTTCGCCGGGAGATGAAGGAGGAACTCGGAGCGGAGATCGCCGATCCGAACCTGCTCGGCGTTCTGGAAGAACGTTTCACTTTCGAAGGCCGGCCGAAGCATGAGATCATCTTCGTCTACGACGCTGAGTTTCTCGATCGGAGCCTGTACGAAATCGACCGCTTCACCGGAACCGAGGACGACGGATCGCAGTTCAGCGCAATCTGGCTCGACACTGCCACCATAGGCCCGCAGACGCCACCGTTGTATCCGGATGGCCTGCTGGAGTTGCTTGCAGAAAGGGAGAGGGTGTAAGCTTACCGATAGGACATGGCAATGGCACACTACGAAGATTACGCTGAGTACTATGACTACGAGCAGGGCGGCAGCCTTGACCTTGCGTTTTACCGCGAGTGCGCCGCAGCGTACGGGCCGCGGGTGCTGGAACTGGCGTGCGGGACCGGTCGGCTTCTGGTGCCGCTTGCCGAGGAGGGCGTGCGGATCGACGGCTTGGACTTCTCCGAGAACATGCTTTCGGTCTGCCGCGAGAAGCTTGCGGTGCGAGGGCTGCTGGATCGAACGGAGCTCTTCCGCTGCGACATGGCCCGGTTTGATCTGCCGTGCAAGG encodes:
- the amrS gene encoding AmmeMemoRadiSam system radical SAM enzyme yields the protein MARQDVQPAMHWEKLEESRVHCYLCPWHCRIEPGDLGRCRVRQNIDGELFSLNYHHVIATNVDPIEKKPLFHFMPGSMSFSIACPGCNLQCDFCQNWQISQMPRDKGRIDGQPAGPQTIVAYADRAGCRSISYTYTEPTIYYELAYDTSRIAHDEGLKNCFVSNGYITVKALEAIEPWLDAINVDLKGFTEKFYRDRCGGHLKPVLESLRWLARSRIWLEVTTLVIPGQNDSDQELRDIAGFIAGELGPQVPWHVSRYRPEYQYDQSPPTPMETIENAIAIGKDAGLRYVYGGNTLGHASESTYCPNCGEKVIDRIGFSVRQKRTRDGQCHACGTPIDGVEM
- a CDS encoding NUDIX hydrolase, encoding MSDDPLTGYIRPVAICVFRNGSRILVGEYSDPTTDQAFYRPPGGRIEFGELSAAALRREMKEELGAEIADPNLLGVLEERFTFEGRPKHEIIFVYDAEFLDRSLYEIDRFTGTEDDGSQFSAIWLDTATIGPQTPPLYPDGLLELLAERERV